A genome region from Piliocolobus tephrosceles isolate RC106 chromosome 8, ASM277652v3, whole genome shotgun sequence includes the following:
- the MUC17 gene encoding mucin-17, with protein sequence MPISTPSEGSTPLTTIPASTTPVTSFEGSTLSTPSVDTSTPVTTSTRVSSSATTPEGTSMPTSTPSDGSTQLTTIRVSTTGVTGSEGSTLSTTFLDTSTPVTTSTQVSSSPTTPEITTMRISTPSEGSTPLTTIPVTTTRVTSSEGRTLSTPSVDTSTPVTTSIQVNSSATTPQVTTMPISTPSEGSTPITTIPVSTTLLTSSEGSTPPTPSVDTSTPVSTSIQVSSSPTTPEGTSMPIWTPREGSTQLTTIPVSTTLVTNSEGGTLSTPSVDTSTPVTTSTQAISSSATLYTTTISVSIPTEISTLGTTLLISTTPVTRFPESSTPPIPSVDTTMSMTTASEGRSSPTPLEGTTMAMSTTSERSPLLTTLIRPVSVTSPSEASTLSTPHDDTSTPLLTSTEASSSSIPAEGTTIHISTTSERSTPLTTLRVSITPPTSFTEASTPSTPSVDTSTTFTPSTEAASTPTIPVATTRSISMTTEGSTPGTTIFIPSTPVTSSTADVIPATTGAVSTPVITSTELNTPSTSTSSTTTSFSTTKEFTTTAMTTAAPLTYVTISTAPSTTSRGSTTSASTLSAASTPHTSTSVTTHPVTPSSESSRPSTITSHTIPPIFSPAHSSTPPTTSASSTAVTPTTVTTMTTGSTRTTSSPTVTTTTVPTTTTTVKSTPTSTPTVPTTTGFGDQRCKNGGTWVGSECQCPTPYSGEWCEEVVNSIDIVPPETVSAQMEMTVTVTSVKFTEELKNHSSQEFREFNKTFTEQMNIVYSGIPEYVGVNITNLRLGSVVVEHDVLLRTKYTPEYKTVLDNATEVVKQKITQVTAEQIMTNDNCSALMCFNTTGTQVQNITVTQYDPVEECRQKAEVYGDYFVVEYQDQKPYCISPCESGFNASKNCNYGKCQMSRSGPQCLCVTTETHWYSGEDCNQGTQKSLVYGLVGAAVVLVLIILVALLMLIFHSKREVKRQKYRLSQWYKWQEENGGPTPGTFQNIGFDICQDDDSIHVESIYSNFQLSLRNIDPETKIQIQRPQVMTSF encoded by the exons ATGCCAATCTCAACTCCTAGTGAAGGAAGCACTCCACTCACAACTATTCCTGCCAGCACCACACCTGTGACCAGTTTTGAGGGCAGCACCCTTTCAACACcttctgttgacaccagcacacctgtgaccaCTTCCACCCGAGTCAGTTCATCTGCTACAACTCCTGAAGGTACCAGTATGCCAACCTCGACTCCTAGTGATGGAAGCACTCAATTAACAACTATTCGTGTCAGCACCACAGGTGTGACCGGTTCTGAGGGTAGCACCCTTTCAACAACTTTTCTTGACACTAGCACACCTGTGACCACTTCTACCCAAGtcagttcatctcctacaactcctgAAATCACCACCATGCGAATCTCAACTCCTAGTGAAGGAAGCACTCCATTAACAACCATTCCTGTCACCACTACACGTGTGACCAGTTCGGAGGGCAGAACCCTTTCAACACcttctgttgacaccagcacacctgtgaccaCTTCTATCCAAGTCAATTCATCTGCTACAACTCCTCAAG TCACCACCATGCCAATCTCAACTCCTAGTGAAGGAAGCACTCCAATAACAACTATTCCTGTCAGCACCACACTTTTGACCAGTTCAGAGGGTAGCACCCCTCCAACACcttctgttgacaccagcacacctgtgtCCACTTCTATCCAAGtcagttcatctcctacaactcctgAAGGTACCAGTATGCCAATCTGGACTCCTCGTGAAGGAAGCACTCAGTTAACAACTATTCCTGTCAGCACCACACTTGTGACCAATTCTGAGGGCGGCACCCTTTCAACACcttctgttgacaccagcacacctgtgaccaCTTCTACCCAA GCCATTTCATCTTCTGCAACTCTTTACACTACCACCATATCTGTGTCAATACCCACGGAAATAAGCACCCTTGGGACCACTCTTCTTATCAGTACCACCCCTGTTACGAGGTTTCCTGAGAGTAGCACCCCTCCCATACCATCGGTTGACACCACCATGTCCATGACCACTGCCTCTGAAGGAAGGTCATCTCCTACACCTCTTGAAGGCACCACCATGGCAATGTCAACTACGAGTGAAAGAAGCCCTTTACTGACAACTCTCATCCGCCCTGTATCTGTGACGAGTCCTTCTGAGGCCAGCACACTTTCAACACCTCATGATGACACCAGCACACCTTTGCTCACCTCTACCGAAGCCAGTTCATCCTCCATACCTGCCGAAGGCACTACCATACATATTTCAACTACCAGTGAAAGAAGCACTCCATTAACAACTCTCCGTGTTAGCATCACACCTCCAACTAGCTTTACTGAGGCCAGCACACCTTCAACACCTTCTGTTGACACAAGCACAACTTTTACCCCTTCTACTGAAGCTGCCTCAACTCCCACCATTCCTGTAGCCACCACCAGATCTATATCAATGACCACAGAAGGAAGCACACCTGGGACAACCATTTTTATTCCCAGCACTCCTGTCACCAGTTCTACTGCTGATGTCATTCCTGCAACAACTGGTGCTGTATCTACCCCTGTGATAACTTCCACAGAACTAAACACACCATCAACCTCTACTAGTAGTACCACCACATCTTTTTCAACTACTAAGGAATTTACAACAACTGCAATGACTACTGCAGCTCCTCTCACATATGTGACCATTTCTACTGCCCCCAGCACAACCAGCAGAGGCTCCACTACTTCTGCATCAACGCTTTCTGCAGCCAGTACACCTCACACCTCTACTTCTGTCACCACCCATCCTGTGACCCCTTCATCAGAATCCAGCAGGCCGTCAACAATCACTTCTCACACCATTccacctatattttctcctgcTCACTCCAGTACACCTccaacaacctctgcctcctccacgGCTGTGACCCCTACGACTGTCACTACCATGACCACTGGGAGCACAAGGACCACTTCCTCCCCCACGGTGACCACCACCACTGTCCCCACGACTACTACTACAGTTAAGAGCACCCCCACCTCAACTCCTACTGTGCCAACAACCACAG GGTTTGGAGATCAACGCTGCAAGAATGGAGGCACCTGGGTTGGGTCCGAGTGCCAGTGTCCCACCCCCTATTCTGGGGAGTGGTGTGAGGAGGTGGTTAACAGCATTGACATAG TGCCACCGGAGACTGTCTCTGCCCAAATGGAAATGACTGTGACAGTGACCAGTGTGAAGTTCACCGAGGAGCTAAAAAACCACTCTTCCCAGGAATTCCGGGAGTTCAATAAGACATTCACAGAACAG ATGAACATTGTGTATTCCGGGATCCCCGAGTATGTTGGGGTGAACATCACAAACCTACG ccttggcAGTGTGGTGGTGGAGCATGACGTCCTCCTAAGAACCAAGTACACACCAGAATACAAGACAGTTTTGGACAATGCCACCGAGGTAGTGAAACAAAAAATCACACAAGTGACTGCAGAGCAAATAATGACCAATGATAATTGCTCAG CCCTGATGTGTTTCAACACCACTGGCACCCAAGTGCAAAACATTACAGTGACCCAATACGACCCTGTAG AGGAATGCCGGCAGAAGGCCGAGGTATATGGAGACTACTTCGTAGTGGAGTACCAGGACCAGAAACCATACTGCATCAGCCCCTGTGAGTCTGGCTTCAATGCCTCCAAGAACTGTAACTATGGCAAGTGCCAGATGTCTCGAAGTGGACCCCAGTGCCT CTGCGTGACCACGGAAACTCACTGGTACAGTGGGGAGGACTGTAACCAGGGCACCCAGAAGAGTCTAGTGTACGGCCTCGTGGGGGCAGCGGTCGTGCTGGTGCTAATCATCCTGGTAGCTCTCCTGATGCTCATTTTCCACTCCAAGAGAGAGGTGAAACG GCAAAAGTACAGATTGTCTCAGTGGTACAAGTGGCAAGAAGAGAACGGTGGACCAACTCCTGGGACCTTCCAAAACATTGGCTTTGACATCTGCCAAG ATGATGACTCCATCCACGTGGAATCCATCTATAGTAATTTCCAGCTCTCCCTGAGAAACATAGACCCTGAAACAAAG ATCCAAATTCAGAGGCCTCAGGTAATGACATCATTTTAA